GTAAAATCATTGATGGTGAAAATGGCATCAATTTGCGGGTTGGCAATCAAAAATTTCTCTACTTCTCCAACAAAATCATTATAGGGTTCTTCCAAATCGAGAACATAGCAGGGATAGCCAGCTTCTGTGATTCGTTTTTCAAAATAAATTCTGCGTTTTTTGGTTTCGTTGATGGTTTTATTGTGCCCACCAATAAAGGCAAAATGGCTACCACCTTTTTCAATCAAGGTGTTCGCTGCTAGTTCTGCACCAGCTTGGTTGTCCGAGCTGACACAGGCAATGGCCTTGTTTTCATAGGTGCGATCGATACTGACAAAGGGGATATTGGACGATAGATAATCGTCAATCGGGCTATAGGTGATGGCGATAATGCCGTCCACTTTATTTTGTTGCAGCATAGTCAGATAATCCAGTTCCCTTTTTGGACCAGAAATATTGCAAAGGAGCAACTTGTAATTTTTCTTACTCAGCTCCACTTCGACATGATAGGCAAACTCTCCAAAAAAAGGATGCCAAACAGTCGGAATAATCAAGGCGATGGTTTCGGTCTTGTTCTTCTTCATGCCACGGGCGTAAACATCTGGA
The sequence above is a segment of the Streptococcus suis genome. Coding sequences within it:
- a CDS encoding LacI family DNA-binding transcriptional regulator → MEEQKSITMKDVARVAGVSVGTVSRVINNEPGVKEATLEKVNAAIKELNYIPDVYARGMKKNKTETIALIIPTVWHPFFGEFAYHVEVELSKKNYKLLLCNISGPKRELDYLTMLQQNKVDGIIAITYSPIDDYLSSNIPFVSIDRTYENKAIACVSSDNQAGAELAANTLIEKGGSHFAFIGGHNKTINETKKRRIYFEKRITEAGYPCYVLDLEEPYNDFVGEVEKFLIANPQIDAIFTINDFTALDTLAVLEKLGRRVPEDVQVIGYDGIQLASERSLELSTIRQPLEDMAQEAVACLVDIIEKRERPLQVTLPISYLEGKTTKDF